A region of Rhizobium grahamii DNA encodes the following proteins:
- a CDS encoding MBL fold metallo-hydrolase, translated as MPTAATDPNLIHALEIVRQALPDHSKRPIVRSFFDPATYTVSHVVRDPSSKACAIIDSVLDYDPASGRTTNASARALIDYVRSEGLEVHWLLETHAHADHLSAAPLLQAELGGQLAIGREIVRVQEVFGKIFNAGTEFQRDGSQFDQLFQDGDRFKIGDLEATVLHVPGHTPACLAYVVGDAVFPGDTLFMPDYGTARCDFPGGDARTLYRSIKRLTQLPAEARMFMCHDYKAPGRDHYAWETTVGAERDGNVHVHEGVTEDEFVTMRNARDATLAMPKLILPSVQVNMRGGKLPPAEDNGVQYLKIPINAL; from the coding sequence ATGCCAACTGCCGCTACCGATCCAAACCTCATCCACGCACTCGAGATCGTCCGCCAAGCATTGCCGGATCACTCCAAGCGCCCCATCGTTCGGTCTTTCTTTGATCCGGCGACCTACACCGTTAGTCACGTCGTTCGCGACCCGAGCTCGAAGGCCTGCGCTATCATCGACAGCGTGCTCGACTACGATCCGGCATCCGGTCGAACGACGAATGCTTCCGCGAGGGCTCTCATCGACTACGTGCGGTCCGAGGGACTGGAAGTGCACTGGCTGCTGGAGACGCATGCCCACGCGGATCACCTCTCCGCCGCACCGCTTCTCCAGGCGGAGCTCGGTGGCCAGCTCGCCATCGGTCGCGAAATCGTTCGCGTTCAGGAGGTCTTCGGCAAGATCTTCAACGCCGGGACAGAATTCCAGCGAGACGGAAGCCAATTCGACCAGCTCTTCCAGGATGGCGATCGCTTCAAGATCGGCGATCTGGAGGCCACAGTCCTTCATGTGCCCGGCCACACCCCGGCCTGTCTAGCCTATGTCGTCGGCGATGCCGTTTTCCCGGGTGACACACTCTTTATGCCTGACTATGGCACCGCGCGCTGCGATTTCCCGGGTGGTGACGCCCGGACGCTCTACCGTTCCATCAAGCGTCTGACCCAGCTTCCGGCGGAGGCACGCATGTTCATGTGCCATGACTACAAAGCGCCTGGCCGCGATCACTACGCCTGGGAAACGACCGTGGGCGCCGAGCGCGATGGCAATGTCCACGTCCACGAGGGCGTGACCGAAGACGAATTTGTCACGATGCGCAATGCGCGTGACGCCACGCTGGCGATGCCGAAGCTGATCCTGCCGTCCGTGCAGGTCAACATGCGCGGGGGCAAGCTGCCTCCGGCGGAAGACAACGGTGTCCAATACCTGAAGATCCCGATCAACGCGCTGTAG
- a CDS encoding peroxiredoxin — protein sequence MSLRINDIAPDFTADTTQGAIQFHDWIGNGWAVLFSHPKNFTPVCTTELGAMAGLEPEFRKRGAKIIGISVDPVESHSKWKNDIKTATGFDVDYPLIGDKDLQVAKLYDMLPAGAGETSEGRTPADNATVRSVFIIGPDKKIKLILTYPMTTGRNFNEILRAIDSIQLTAKHQVATPANWQQGEDVIITAAVSNEDAVTRFGSFDTVLPYLRKTKQPQA from the coding sequence ATGAGCCTCCGTATCAACGATATTGCACCTGATTTCACCGCCGACACCACGCAGGGCGCCATCCAGTTTCATGACTGGATCGGCAACGGCTGGGCCGTCCTTTTCTCTCATCCGAAAAACTTCACGCCGGTCTGCACGACCGAGCTCGGTGCGATGGCAGGCCTCGAGCCCGAGTTCCGCAAGCGCGGCGCGAAGATCATCGGCATCTCCGTCGATCCGGTCGAAAGCCACAGCAAGTGGAAGAACGACATCAAGACGGCGACCGGCTTCGACGTGGACTATCCGCTGATCGGCGACAAGGACCTGCAGGTCGCCAAACTCTACGACATGCTGCCGGCTGGTGCGGGCGAGACGTCGGAAGGCCGCACGCCCGCCGACAACGCAACCGTACGCTCGGTTTTCATCATCGGCCCGGACAAGAAGATCAAGCTGATCCTCACCTACCCGATGACAACAGGACGCAATTTCAATGAGATCCTGCGCGCGATCGATTCCATCCAGCTGACGGCCAAGCACCAGGTTGCAACGCCCGCCAACTGGCAGCAGGGCGAGGATGTCATCATCACCGCGGCTGTCTCGAACGAGGATGCGGTCACTCGCTTCGGTTCGTTTGACACCGTGCTGCCGTATCTGCGCAAGACCAAGCAGCCGCAGGCGTAA
- a CDS encoding universal stress protein produces MRPQFHLPLTTHPEASSFAIIENAIQFALHQGADLVASLAAARRHGHEAAATYSDDDEFQADRFDREVAAQLVRHLKEHAARVALDVRLIPIEVEAMSATLRLAEFARAYDVTILENTELARPVIEGLFFDSGRPLLLLPSGDYYGRIDNIAIAWDGSATAARALSNAYPMMQTATRATVIRVRDAALWSDEILDRYLEALGHSGLQVELAALHCNGDDIPTAIQDAALEGHADLLVAGAYGHSKLREAIVGGVTRGLLDNLRIPTLLSH; encoded by the coding sequence ATGAGGCCGCAGTTCCATCTGCCACTAACGACGCATCCGGAAGCGAGTTCGTTTGCGATCATCGAGAACGCGATCCAGTTTGCCTTGCATCAGGGCGCTGATCTCGTCGCGAGTCTTGCGGCAGCGCGGCGTCACGGCCATGAGGCGGCGGCGACCTACTCCGACGACGACGAGTTTCAGGCGGACCGGTTCGATCGTGAGGTTGCCGCCCAGCTCGTCAGGCACTTGAAAGAACACGCTGCCCGCGTTGCACTCGATGTCAGACTTATCCCGATTGAGGTGGAAGCGATGTCGGCAACGCTGCGGCTGGCAGAATTTGCGCGTGCCTACGACGTCACGATCCTGGAAAATACCGAACTGGCGCGACCGGTTATCGAGGGTCTGTTCTTCGATAGCGGTCGGCCGCTCCTCCTGCTGCCATCAGGCGACTACTACGGCCGCATCGACAATATCGCGATCGCATGGGACGGGAGCGCGACGGCGGCGCGCGCCCTCTCCAACGCCTATCCGATGATGCAGACAGCCACGCGCGCGACGGTCATTCGTGTCCGCGACGCAGCACTGTGGAGCGACGAGATCCTTGATCGGTATCTCGAGGCGCTGGGACATTCCGGTCTCCAAGTCGAATTGGCCGCCCTGCACTGCAACGGAGACGACATCCCAACCGCGATCCAGGATGCAGCGCTTGAAGGCCATGCCGACCTTCTTGTCGCCGGCGCCTACGGGCACTCGAAGCTTCGCGAAGCCATTGTCGGCGGCGTCACACGAGGGCTGCTCGACAACCTGAGGATCCCAACGCTCCTGTCACACTAG
- a CDS encoding peroxiredoxin — protein MDGSSDRAGIVPAALRINDVAPGFSARSTAGEISLSQYRGRWLLFFSHPADFTSVCTSEFIAFARAHESFAGLGCDLLGLSVDSLYSHVAWLRDIERSFGVKIPFPVIEDSAMVIARAYGMLDSASANSGTVRATYVIDPKGVIRAIVWYPMNVGRSVAELLRLVEALQTSEREGAVTPEGWQRGDALFEPAMASMGEIDEMPEGESWYYRKRRA, from the coding sequence ATGGACGGATCGAGCGATAGGGCGGGGATCGTGCCGGCGGCATTGCGGATCAATGACGTCGCGCCCGGGTTCTCGGCCCGCTCCACCGCTGGCGAGATATCGCTTTCACAATATCGGGGGCGTTGGCTGCTGTTTTTTTCCCACCCCGCGGACTTCACCTCGGTATGCACCAGCGAGTTCATCGCCTTCGCACGCGCTCATGAGAGCTTTGCCGGGCTTGGCTGCGATCTCCTCGGGTTGTCGGTCGACAGCCTTTACTCTCATGTTGCCTGGTTGCGGGATATCGAGCGCAGCTTTGGGGTGAAGATACCGTTCCCGGTAATCGAGGACTCGGCGATGGTGATCGCGAGAGCTTACGGGATGCTGGACAGCGCGTCGGCGAACAGCGGAACCGTCCGGGCAACCTATGTGATCGATCCGAAAGGCGTCATCCGCGCGATTGTTTGGTATCCGATGAATGTCGGCAGGTCGGTTGCAGAACTTCTCCGCCTTGTCGAGGCGTTGCAGACATCGGAAAGGGAAGGGGCGGTGACGCCTGAAGGATGGCAGCGCGGAGACGCTCTATTCGAGCCTGCTATGGCTTCCATGGGGGAAATCGACGAGATGCCCGAAGGCGAAAGCTGGTACTATCGAAAGCGGCGCGCATGA
- a CDS encoding heavy metal translocating P-type ATPase, with the protein MDAPDIALGGSALLGVRMMDFARRYWPLVLILVSAASVLVGVALELLGVTPIANAFLVFSNILVLSCLVIEIVGKLRQGEFGLDLIAALAMAAALWFGQYLAGAIVSVMYAGGHFLEFYAHRRAESGMTDLLSRVPRSALRITGEEFAEVPIGAIVSGDRLLIRRGDVVPVDGQVESATALVDQSALTGEPLPVRIMQGEAVASGAMNAGEAFDMVASMAAKDSTYAHILRLVEKAKASKAPIYRVADRMGLWFLGLTLVVAAVAVAASGDSARVLAVLVVATPCPLILAVPVALVAGISKAARRGILVKGAGVLEALSKVDVVVFDKTGTLTVGAPEVAEVLGTQHPDELLRLAGSAELASAHSLGRAIVSEAQRRGLALSKPDQAAEVPGEGVEALVDGRKVLVGGPAFVRSRGVEPDLSATGVSASAFVCADGRLVGAVRFEDRLRPEAARTVEGLRALGVRRTVLASGDRLEVAKAIGDYLQFDAVEADLSAADKVDIVRRESERGHVMMVGDGVNDAPALAVASVGLAVARGNLAAAAEAADVVLLQNDVGGVAEGLRIARRAKSIALQSVGVGIGLSSIAMIVAGAGFLPPVQGALIQEAIDVAVVLNALRALS; encoded by the coding sequence GTGGACGCACCTGACATCGCTTTGGGCGGCAGTGCCCTTCTCGGAGTTCGCATGATGGATTTCGCCAGGCGCTATTGGCCGCTTGTCCTGATTCTTGTCTCGGCGGCCAGCGTTTTGGTCGGTGTCGCTCTGGAGTTGCTTGGTGTAACCCCGATCGCCAACGCTTTCCTGGTTTTCAGTAACATCCTGGTGCTGTCGTGCCTGGTCATCGAAATCGTGGGCAAGCTTCGGCAGGGAGAATTCGGGCTCGATCTGATCGCGGCCCTGGCCATGGCGGCGGCCCTGTGGTTCGGCCAGTATCTGGCCGGAGCTATCGTCTCCGTGATGTACGCCGGTGGTCATTTTCTCGAGTTTTACGCTCATCGTCGCGCCGAAAGCGGCATGACGGATCTGCTCTCGCGGGTCCCGCGAAGCGCGTTGCGGATCACTGGCGAGGAATTCGCGGAAGTGCCGATCGGTGCGATCGTCTCTGGGGATCGTCTTCTCATTCGACGGGGCGACGTGGTGCCCGTTGACGGGCAGGTGGAGAGCGCCACTGCGCTCGTCGACCAGTCTGCCCTGACCGGCGAGCCGCTGCCCGTTCGCATCATGCAGGGAGAGGCGGTCGCAAGCGGTGCCATGAACGCGGGCGAAGCGTTCGACATGGTGGCATCGATGGCCGCCAAGGATAGCACCTATGCGCATATCCTGCGTCTGGTTGAAAAAGCCAAGGCATCCAAGGCACCTATCTACAGGGTGGCGGACCGGATGGGGCTGTGGTTCCTCGGGCTCACACTGGTGGTGGCGGCCGTCGCCGTCGCCGCCTCGGGAGACAGTGCGAGGGTCCTTGCCGTTCTTGTTGTCGCGACGCCCTGTCCGCTGATCCTTGCAGTGCCCGTTGCGTTGGTCGCAGGCATCTCGAAGGCCGCGCGTCGAGGGATCCTGGTCAAAGGCGCCGGTGTGCTCGAGGCGCTGTCAAAGGTGGATGTCGTCGTATTCGACAAGACGGGAACCCTGACGGTCGGGGCGCCCGAGGTTGCGGAGGTGCTTGGGACGCAGCATCCGGATGAACTGCTGCGTCTGGCCGGATCGGCGGAACTGGCATCGGCTCACAGCCTTGGCCGGGCGATCGTATCGGAAGCGCAACGGCGGGGCCTCGCGCTGAGCAAACCAGACCAGGCCGCCGAAGTCCCGGGGGAGGGTGTCGAAGCGTTGGTCGACGGCAGGAAGGTCCTCGTCGGCGGCCCTGCATTCGTGAGGTCGCGGGGCGTGGAGCCGGATCTTTCTGCAACAGGCGTGTCGGCGAGTGCCTTCGTGTGCGCCGACGGGCGCCTTGTTGGTGCGGTCCGCTTCGAGGATCGTCTGAGGCCGGAGGCCGCCCGGACTGTCGAAGGTCTGCGCGCGTTGGGGGTAAGGCGGACCGTCCTGGCGAGTGGCGATCGGCTTGAGGTCGCCAAGGCGATCGGTGACTATCTTCAATTTGATGCCGTCGAGGCGGATCTCAGTGCGGCCGACAAGGTCGATATCGTTCGCAGGGAGAGCGAGCGCGGCCATGTGATGATGGTGGGCGACGGTGTCAATGACGCACCGGCGCTGGCGGTAGCCAGTGTTGGCTTGGCTGTGGCGCGCGGTAATCTTGCGGCGGCAGCGGAAGCCGCCGACGTGGTCCTTCTCCAAAACGACGTCGGCGGCGTGGCCGAGGGGCTCAGAATAGCCCGGCGCGCCAAATCCATTGCACTTCAAAGCGTGGGAGTCGGTATCGGGCTGTCGAGCATCGCCATGATCGTCGCCGGTGCCGGGTTCTTGCCGCCGGTGCAGGGCGCGCTGATCCAGGAGGCGATCGATGTGGCCGTGGTGCTGAACGCGCTGAGGGCGCTCAGCTAG
- a CDS encoding RBBP9/YdeN family alpha/beta hydrolase gives MTPVLVLPGLFGSEDAHWQSAWLKDHPESRLVEQDNWDRPQLNVWLERLEASLEEAGEAYIVAHSLGCVLAASLAGRPSASRAKGALLVAPCDLPATERLHAGQIAFGTMPTARLPFASLLVGSLNDHYMSLDRLTLFARLWGSELRNVGLAGHINVASGYGRWPGGYRLFETLKARIRHLDKIPPMKPALGRAVPSLL, from the coding sequence ATGACCCCGGTACTCGTTCTTCCCGGCCTGTTCGGATCCGAGGACGCTCACTGGCAAAGCGCTTGGCTGAAGGACCATCCCGAAAGCCGGCTTGTCGAGCAGGATAACTGGGATCGGCCACAGCTCAACGTCTGGCTCGAGAGGCTCGAGGCATCGCTTGAAGAGGCCGGGGAGGCCTACATCGTCGCGCATAGTCTTGGGTGCGTTCTTGCGGCAAGCCTTGCGGGGCGTCCCTCGGCATCACGTGCGAAGGGCGCGCTGCTGGTTGCCCCATGTGACCTGCCGGCGACCGAAAGACTGCACGCCGGCCAGATCGCGTTTGGCACGATGCCCACCGCGAGATTGCCGTTTGCCAGCCTGCTCGTCGGCAGCCTGAACGATCATTACATGTCGCTCGACCGACTGACCCTCTTTGCCCGCCTCTGGGGCAGCGAGTTGCGCAATGTCGGCCTTGCGGGGCATATCAATGTCGCAAGCGGCTATGGTCGCTGGCCCGGCGGATATCGGCTCTTCGAAACGCTCAAGGCCAGAATTCGCCATCTCGACAAGATACCGCCGATGAAGCCTGCGCTTGGGCGGGCGGTTCCTTCTCTTCTGTAA
- the yghU gene encoding glutathione-dependent disulfide-bond oxidoreductase: MTEKSPADNFPAGYELPKVWTWEKGNGGQFANINRPIAGPTHDKELPVGKHPLQLYSLATPNGVKVGIMLEELLAAGHSGAEYDAWLIKIGEGEQFGSGFVGANPNSKIPVLVDHSTTEPTRVFESGAILLYLANKFDAFLPKEHKARTEAMNWLFWQMASAPYLGGGFGHFYAYAPMLIQYAVDRFSMEVKRQLDVLDRHLADHRYMAGSDYSIADIAIWPWYGALAQGKTYGDAGNFLDVQSYRNLQRWTAEIAERPAVKRGRMVNRMSGDPSEQLHERHDASDFDTKTQDKIGQA; encoded by the coding sequence ATGACCGAGAAATCCCCCGCCGACAACTTCCCCGCCGGATACGAGCTTCCCAAGGTTTGGACCTGGGAGAAGGGGAATGGCGGACAGTTCGCCAATATCAACCGTCCGATCGCCGGGCCGACACATGACAAGGAGCTTCCGGTCGGAAAGCATCCGTTGCAGCTCTATTCGCTGGCGACACCGAATGGCGTCAAGGTCGGGATCATGCTCGAGGAGCTCCTGGCGGCAGGCCATTCCGGCGCGGAATATGATGCATGGCTGATCAAGATCGGCGAGGGCGAGCAGTTCGGGTCGGGCTTTGTCGGTGCGAACCCTAACTCGAAGATTCCCGTCCTGGTGGATCATTCGACGACTGAACCGACCCGGGTGTTCGAGAGCGGCGCGATCCTTCTCTACCTTGCCAACAAATTCGATGCGTTCCTGCCGAAGGAGCACAAGGCCCGGACGGAGGCCATGAACTGGCTTTTCTGGCAGATGGCATCGGCGCCGTATCTCGGCGGTGGCTTCGGTCATTTCTACGCCTATGCGCCGATGCTCATCCAGTATGCGGTCGATCGCTTCTCGATGGAAGTCAAGCGCCAGCTCGACGTCCTTGACCGGCATCTGGCCGACCATCGCTATATGGCGGGCAGCGATTACTCCATCGCCGATATCGCCATCTGGCCCTGGTACGGCGCTCTCGCACAGGGCAAGACCTATGGGGATGCGGGTAACTTCCTCGACGTCCAGAGCTATCGCAACCTGCAGCGCTGGACGGCCGAGATCGCGGAGCGTCCTGCGGTGAAGCGTGGACGGATGGTCAACCGGATGTCCGGCGATCCGTCCGAGCAGCTGCACGAGCGCCACGACGCATCCGACTTCGATACCAAGACGCAGGATAAGATCGGCCAAGCCTGA
- a CDS encoding ArsR/SmtB family transcription factor: protein MTGMVPSLEEMQDKAAEAAEFMRVFSTPSRLMLLCYIAQRERSVSEIQEDLHFKQPALSQQLADLRQAGLVETRRQSRQIYYSIADGRVAIVMNMLVHMFCETPSAADLQSAAVPPAARHASGGGGTSSLEEMAHWARLDVPSG from the coding sequence ATGACCGGCATGGTTCCTTCCCTCGAAGAGATGCAGGACAAGGCCGCGGAGGCTGCGGAGTTCATGCGTGTTTTCAGCACGCCGAGCCGGCTGATGCTGCTTTGCTACATTGCGCAACGCGAGCGGTCCGTCAGCGAAATCCAGGAGGATCTGCACTTCAAGCAGCCCGCGCTGTCACAGCAACTCGCGGACCTGCGCCAAGCGGGCCTCGTCGAGACCCGCCGGCAATCGCGCCAGATCTATTACTCGATCGCCGATGGGCGTGTAGCGATCGTGATGAACATGCTCGTGCATATGTTCTGCGAGACGCCCTCGGCCGCAGACCTGCAATCGGCCGCAGTTCCTCCCGCCGCTCGCCACGCCTCAGGTGGTGGCGGTACCTCCTCGCTGGAGGAGATGGCGCATTGGGCGCGGCTTGATGTGCCCTCTGGCTAG
- a CDS encoding response regulator, with protein MTTVRSQAKTQILVVDDDPRIRQMLQRYFEQEGYKVTCAANGKEMRSALGAANFDIVLLDLVLPDQDGIDLAREIRSGSNVPIMILTGREDVVDCVVGLEVGADDYVVKPFHLREVHARLKSILRRYKASPNPISNGDDVLVFEGWQLDRDKRKLLNPESIEIELSTGEFEMLDAFVRNAGRVLSRDMLMDLTRHRERDAFDRSIDTQISRLRRKIEIDPARPELIKSVRSVGYVFTAKPGRVPAVERDR; from the coding sequence ATGACGACGGTGAGGTCTCAAGCCAAAACGCAAATTCTTGTTGTCGACGATGATCCGCGCATCCGGCAGATGCTTCAGCGGTACTTCGAACAGGAGGGCTATAAGGTCACCTGTGCCGCGAACGGCAAGGAAATGAGATCCGCCCTCGGCGCGGCGAACTTCGATATCGTGCTCCTCGATCTCGTGCTTCCGGATCAGGACGGGATAGACCTCGCTCGTGAAATACGAAGCGGCTCAAATGTGCCGATCATGATACTCACCGGTCGCGAGGACGTCGTCGATTGCGTCGTCGGCCTGGAGGTGGGCGCGGACGACTACGTGGTCAAGCCGTTTCATCTGCGTGAGGTTCACGCGAGGCTGAAGTCGATCCTGCGCCGCTACAAGGCGTCTCCCAACCCGATTTCGAATGGGGACGACGTACTTGTTTTTGAGGGCTGGCAGCTCGACAGGGATAAGCGCAAGCTCCTCAACCCCGAGAGTATCGAGATCGAGCTTTCCACCGGCGAGTTCGAGATGCTGGACGCATTTGTGCGCAACGCAGGCCGAGTCCTCAGCCGCGACATGCTAATGGACCTGACGAGACACCGTGAGCGTGACGCCTTCGACCGGTCGATCGACACGCAGATCTCGCGGCTAAGGCGAAAGATCGAGATCGATCCGGCTCGACCCGAACTCATAAAATCCGTTCGATCGGTCGGCTATGTGTTCACAGCGAAGCCGGGCCGTGTTCCTGCGGTCGAACGCGATAGATGA
- a CDS encoding LLM class flavin-dependent oxidoreductase, whose protein sequence is MAHERQLHLGAFMRPVSLHTGAWRYPGGYPDANFNFSHMKEFVRKLEAAKFDAFFMADHLAVLNMPIEALKRSQTVTSFEPFTLLSALAAVTDRIGLVATASTTFDEPYHVARRFASLDHISAGRAGWNIVTTANPDAALNFGLEEHVEHGERYQRAREFYDVVTGLWDSFAEDAFTRDVESGQFFDPARMHVLDHKGEEFSVRGPLNIARPPQGWPAIVQAGQSEPGRQLAAETAEVVFCSPRDLEAAKALYADIKGRMPAIGRDPLYLKILPAAFVVIGDSIDEAREKRARLDGLVHYDSAIASLSIALGHDASGFDPDGPLPEIPETNASKTGRAQVLKLAREEQLTVRQLAQRYGGYSGLAFVGTAASIADEMEQWLVERGSDGFNVVFPYLPQGLDDVVNLLVPELQRRGLFRSEYEGATLRDHLGLPRPANRFFAD, encoded by the coding sequence ATGGCACACGAGCGACAATTGCACCTCGGCGCCTTCATGCGCCCCGTCAGTCTGCATACCGGAGCCTGGCGCTATCCTGGCGGCTATCCGGACGCGAACTTCAATTTCAGCCACATGAAGGAATTCGTGCGGAAGCTGGAAGCGGCGAAGTTCGACGCCTTCTTCATGGCCGACCATCTGGCGGTGTTGAACATGCCCATCGAGGCGCTGAAGCGAAGTCAGACGGTGACCTCATTCGAGCCGTTTACGCTTTTGTCGGCTCTTGCCGCCGTCACCGACCGGATCGGCCTCGTCGCGACAGCTTCGACCACCTTTGACGAGCCCTATCACGTGGCTCGCCGCTTCGCCTCGCTCGATCACATCTCCGCCGGCAGGGCAGGGTGGAACATCGTGACGACGGCAAATCCGGATGCGGCGCTGAATTTCGGGCTTGAGGAGCATGTCGAGCACGGCGAGCGCTACCAGCGCGCCCGCGAATTCTACGATGTCGTGACCGGTCTCTGGGACAGCTTTGCCGAAGATGCCTTCACCCGCGACGTCGAGAGCGGGCAGTTTTTTGATCCGGCAAGGATGCACGTCCTTGATCATAAGGGCGAGGAATTCAGCGTCCGTGGTCCTTTGAACATTGCCCGGCCGCCGCAGGGCTGGCCCGCGATCGTACAGGCCGGCCAGTCCGAGCCGGGCCGTCAGCTTGCTGCCGAGACGGCCGAAGTTGTCTTCTGCTCGCCGCGCGATCTGGAAGCGGCGAAGGCACTCTATGCCGACATCAAGGGGCGGATGCCCGCCATTGGCCGTGATCCACTCTATCTCAAGATCCTGCCCGCAGCCTTCGTCGTCATCGGCGACAGCATCGATGAAGCGCGCGAAAAGCGGGCGAGGCTCGATGGCCTCGTCCACTATGATAGCGCCATCGCATCGCTTTCGATCGCCCTCGGCCATGATGCATCGGGTTTCGATCCGGATGGACCGCTGCCTGAGATTCCGGAGACGAATGCCAGCAAGACCGGCCGTGCGCAGGTCTTGAAGCTGGCGCGTGAGGAGCAGTTGACGGTTCGCCAGCTTGCACAACGTTATGGCGGCTATTCCGGCCTGGCGTTTGTCGGCACGGCGGCATCGATCGCCGATGAAATGGAGCAATGGCTTGTCGAGCGCGGAAGTGACGGTTTCAACGTCGTCTTTCCCTATCTGCCGCAGGGGCTCGACGATGTGGTGAACCTGCTCGTTCCCGAACTGCAGCGGCGCGGGCTCTTTCGATCGGAGTACGAGGGTGCCACCTTGCGCGATCATCTCGGACTGCCACGGCCAGCGAACAGATTCTTTGCCGATTGA
- a CDS encoding universal stress protein, which produces MSIKTVMCVFSVERWDQDIKQAIDFCEAQSAHMTALVVCLGGVPAIATYEAISTAWLDEQRKEIERLTEETRAVQKLLERSGLSFDVQEIYTEFAWADEDIAQHALYADLVLVGAQAAGDEPLQRRIVDGALFQSPTPILINPRMQTVSSSPKSILLAWDSSDEAARATRQSMEFLKGCDAVHVTLVDPVARSWENGEEPGADIAMFLTRHGVKVEVERVASGGRRIDETLRQHAVDVAADMVVMGAYNHPRIQQRLFGGVTRSMLKDSRVPLFLSR; this is translated from the coding sequence ATGAGCATCAAGACCGTGATGTGCGTGTTCAGCGTCGAGCGTTGGGACCAGGACATCAAGCAGGCGATCGATTTCTGCGAAGCGCAAAGCGCACACATGACCGCGCTGGTGGTCTGCTTGGGCGGCGTACCGGCGATCGCGACATACGAAGCTATCTCGACCGCATGGCTGGACGAGCAGCGCAAGGAGATCGAGCGCCTCACCGAAGAGACGAGGGCCGTTCAGAAATTGCTGGAGCGCTCCGGCCTCTCCTTCGATGTGCAGGAAATCTATACCGAGTTCGCGTGGGCGGATGAGGATATCGCCCAGCACGCACTTTATGCCGACCTCGTGCTGGTCGGCGCGCAAGCCGCGGGTGACGAGCCGCTTCAGCGCCGTATCGTCGATGGCGCCTTGTTCCAATCTCCGACGCCGATCCTGATCAATCCGCGCATGCAAACGGTCTCGTCCTCTCCCAAGTCGATATTGCTCGCCTGGGATTCCAGTGACGAGGCGGCGCGCGCCACGCGCCAGTCGATGGAATTCCTGAAGGGCTGCGATGCCGTGCATGTGACGCTCGTGGATCCCGTTGCGAGGAGTTGGGAAAATGGCGAGGAGCCGGGAGCCGACATCGCGATGTTTCTGACCCGCCATGGCGTCAAGGTCGAAGTCGAGCGCGTTGCAAGCGGCGGCCGCCGGATCGACGAAACCTTGCGCCAGCATGCCGTTGACGTCGCCGCCGACATGGTGGTCATGGGAGCCTACAATCATCCGCGGATACAGCAGCGCCTGTTCGGTGGTGTCACCCGCTCGATGTTGAAGGATAGCCGGGTCCCACTGTTTCTGTCGCGGTAA
- the msuE gene encoding FMN reductase, which yields MSLRLVGIAGSFNRPSKTYALVKHIAGLAAESYGFSTTIHDLTDVGPSLGTALWPNELDAQAKAVVDDIVSADVLVIGSPTYKGSYPGLFKHLIDLIDPNDLRSKPVIISATGGGDRHALMVEHQLRPLFGFFMAHTLPTAVYASDRDFVDYAVASDALSGRINSVVGELSTFFPPAKAALQAAE from the coding sequence ATGTCGTTGCGCCTGGTGGGCATTGCCGGAAGTTTCAACCGCCCGTCGAAGACTTACGCCCTCGTCAAGCACATTGCAGGACTTGCGGCCGAAAGCTACGGCTTCTCGACGACGATCCACGATCTGACGGATGTGGGGCCGTCGCTTGGAACGGCCTTGTGGCCGAACGAGCTGGATGCGCAGGCAAAGGCGGTTGTCGACGACATTGTCAGCGCTGATGTTCTGGTCATCGGTTCGCCGACCTACAAGGGATCCTATCCCGGCCTTTTCAAGCACCTGATCGATCTGATCGATCCCAACGATCTTCGCTCGAAGCCTGTCATCATCAGTGCGACCGGCGGCGGCGATCGTCATGCCCTGATGGTCGAGCACCAGCTGCGGCCGCTGTTCGGCTTCTTCATGGCGCACACCCTGCCGACGGCTGTCTATGCCTCCGACCGGGACTTTGTGGACTATGCGGTCGCATCGGACGCTCTCAGTGGCCGGATCAATTCCGTCGTCGGCGAGCTGTCGACCTTCTTTCCGCCTGCTAAGGCCGCCTTGCAGGCCGCGGAATAG